In Microbacterium lushaniae, the following are encoded in one genomic region:
- a CDS encoding DUF4082 domain-containing protein — MLGALVTTLLVAPAPAARATAPSPCGHGVNPIECENRELGTDPDVWDIQGAGDPTIQGFATDISVNAGSRIDFKIDTDAADYAIDIYRTGWYQGLGARLIDSVEPSAPLPQVQDECLSDISTELYDCGTWDVSASWDVPADAVSGVYVARLERGDTGGASHITFIVRRDGNTSDVLFQTSDPTWHAYNSYGGSNFYQGAAKGRAHKISYNRPFATRGGVEKRDFYFSSEYATVRFLERNGYDMSYIAGVDTDRRGEELLNHKVFLSVGHDEYWSGAQRANMEAARDAGVNLQFLAGNEGYWRTRYEPSTVGEQGDYRTLVSYKETWGWDKIDTSSPEWTGTWRDPRYADAAQGGHLPENELIGTMYMVNSVYLPVTVNSDEGKARLWRNTDLANLAPGTSVELADQTVGYESNEDIDNGFRPEGLIRLSTTVGETREYLRDYGNTVGAGTTTHHLTLYRAASGALVFSAGSVQWGWGLDSTHDGTRVDTDQRMQQAQVNLLADMGAQPGSLMTGLVSATASVDTIAPATTITSPIAGQTVTHGSTVTVTGTANDSGGRVAGVEVSTDGGESWHPATGTTQWSYTYVQQGYAEAKIVARAIDDSANFSQTGTAIDLTVTGPYTVFGAEIPALESSSDPDALELGLRITPEADGFVTGVRFYKGAGNAGTHTGTLWSADQERIASVVFRGESPTGWQTALFDAPVAVTAGTPYVVSYTAPQGGYAYVDNYWPYQNTASSPLAVEPGVGGASPGLHAAAGEYPWRTSGDSNYFVDAVFEPTTTSPVRLAARTPAAGSGSVPPDTAVTAVFTRDVEASSVALSLTSVDGGPVAGTMSYDAATRVVRFTPAEPLAELTDYTVTIAATPSDGTAFEPGEPWTFRTAQAIASEGQCPCSLYTDLDRPLISSDADTSSVTVGTRFTVAESGVVTGMRFFKGTANLGTHTGMLWDADGFELGRVTFADETTSGWQTAVFDRPIAVVPGMEYTVSYIAPSGRYAVSPGAYADGFSRGPLTVSAQGGAFTYQGGFPARTSSSSYFVDVIFERAATGPALETTTPLAGATDVAAGTDITATFDTELTTVPAVTVTADGAPVAGVATLSTDGRTVTFDPTEALPAGADVATRISGITAGGQTGVDRMWSFRVLADASPSSVSFFGSASVAGQAANDGTSVELGMAFTTSVPGRITALRFFKAPGDTAAHTGTLWGPNGNALATVTFAHESPSGWQRAELTAPVSLVPGQTYTVSYLSPQGRYIHAPDFFTSPVSSGPLTAVSPRNGTFQYGPGGVMPESSWRSSNYSVDVEFRPGGGEEPVPVVTSRTPVGDGVDTDAAVKAVLSVAAPSPTLALMAGSEPVPGTSTYDSASRTIGFAPSSALVPATTYTAVVRIGGEVLDQWTFTTAAPALPGATDTLFGNETPEVAATTDTDPVEIGTAFTVSRAGHVSALRFFKGPGNTGEHVASLWDAATGERLTSLTFTDESAAGWQRAALAEPVPVTPGKTYIASYFAPNGHFAITPQYFRSSVTSGYITAPGGSNGRFLYGPTGGMPTGSWGASGYFVDAEIVFGGTGTPTPTPTPTPTPTPTPTPEPSPTPTPSPTPTPEPTPTPEPSPTPTPTPTPEPSPTPTPTPTPTPTPTPTPTPTPTPTPTPTPTPTPTPTPTPTPTQPGGPVAAVSGSAPVAAALDVSPTTTVSATLNPAPASATVALQGPLGAAIAGETAYDAATGELVFTPSEPLAWSTAYTVTVSSSEGDISGATWTFSTAAEPVVADVQTIFGDGTPQHPWWADSDAVQVATRFTVDTAGNATGVRFYKGEANTGQHTGYLWNAAGERIAEVEFVDETADGWQTAQFAAPVPLLADTEYRVGLYSTTGRYAVDLGTLAFETRVGPFTIPGHGSAFTYGRGYPAELTIHNYWVDITFDGAG; from the coding sequence GTGCTGGGCGCTCTCGTCACGACGCTTCTCGTCGCGCCGGCTCCGGCGGCGCGGGCCACCGCGCCGAGCCCCTGCGGCCACGGCGTCAACCCGATCGAGTGCGAGAACCGCGAGCTCGGCACCGATCCCGACGTGTGGGACATCCAGGGTGCCGGCGACCCGACCATCCAGGGCTTCGCCACCGACATCAGCGTCAACGCGGGTTCGCGGATCGACTTCAAGATCGACACGGATGCCGCGGACTACGCCATCGACATCTACCGCACCGGCTGGTACCAGGGTCTGGGAGCGCGCCTCATCGACAGCGTCGAGCCATCGGCTCCGCTGCCGCAGGTGCAGGACGAATGTCTCTCCGACATCTCGACGGAGCTCTACGACTGCGGCACGTGGGACGTGTCGGCCTCGTGGGATGTCCCCGCCGATGCTGTCTCCGGCGTCTATGTCGCTCGCCTCGAGCGTGGTGACACCGGCGGTGCGAGCCACATCACATTCATCGTCCGGCGCGACGGCAACACCTCGGACGTGCTGTTCCAGACCTCCGACCCGACATGGCACGCGTACAACTCGTACGGTGGCTCGAATTTCTACCAGGGGGCGGCGAAGGGCCGCGCGCACAAGATCAGCTACAACCGTCCCTTCGCCACGCGCGGCGGCGTCGAGAAGCGCGACTTCTACTTCAGCTCCGAATACGCCACCGTCCGCTTTCTGGAGCGCAACGGCTACGACATGAGCTACATCGCGGGCGTCGACACCGACCGCCGCGGTGAGGAGCTTCTCAACCACAAGGTCTTCCTCTCCGTCGGTCACGACGAGTACTGGTCCGGCGCGCAGCGCGCCAACATGGAAGCTGCGCGCGACGCCGGCGTGAACCTGCAGTTCCTCGCCGGCAACGAGGGCTACTGGCGCACCCGCTACGAGCCGTCGACGGTCGGGGAGCAGGGCGACTACCGCACGCTCGTGTCGTACAAGGAGACGTGGGGCTGGGACAAGATCGACACCTCCAGCCCGGAGTGGACGGGTACCTGGCGCGACCCGCGCTACGCCGACGCCGCACAGGGCGGGCACCTGCCCGAGAACGAGCTCATCGGCACCATGTACATGGTCAACAGCGTGTACCTGCCCGTCACGGTGAATTCCGACGAGGGCAAGGCGCGACTGTGGCGGAACACCGACCTGGCCAATCTGGCGCCGGGGACGAGTGTCGAACTGGCCGACCAGACCGTCGGATACGAGTCGAACGAGGACATCGACAACGGCTTCCGCCCGGAAGGGCTCATCCGGCTGTCGACCACGGTCGGTGAGACGCGCGAGTACCTCCGCGACTACGGCAACACTGTTGGCGCCGGCACGACCACGCACCACCTCACCCTGTACCGGGCGGCCAGCGGTGCCCTCGTGTTCTCCGCCGGCAGCGTGCAATGGGGTTGGGGTCTCGACTCCACGCACGACGGCACACGCGTGGACACCGACCAGCGGATGCAGCAGGCGCAGGTGAATCTCCTCGCCGACATGGGCGCCCAGCCCGGATCGCTCATGACGGGGCTCGTGAGCGCAACCGCGAGTGTCGACACCATCGCGCCGGCGACGACGATCACCTCGCCGATCGCGGGGCAGACGGTGACGCACGGATCCACCGTCACCGTCACCGGCACCGCCAACGATTCCGGCGGACGCGTGGCCGGTGTCGAGGTGTCGACCGACGGCGGCGAGTCCTGGCATCCAGCCACGGGCACCACGCAGTGGAGCTACACCTACGTGCAGCAGGGCTACGCGGAGGCGAAGATCGTCGCCCGCGCCATCGACGACAGCGCGAACTTCTCGCAGACGGGCACGGCGATCGACTTGACCGTGACCGGGCCGTACACGGTCTTCGGTGCGGAGATCCCGGCTCTGGAGTCATCGAGCGACCCGGACGCGCTCGAGCTCGGATTGCGCATCACCCCGGAGGCGGACGGCTTCGTCACGGGTGTGCGCTTCTACAAGGGGGCCGGAAACGCGGGCACGCACACGGGCACGCTGTGGTCGGCTGACCAGGAGCGCATCGCGAGCGTGGTCTTCCGGGGCGAGTCGCCGACCGGCTGGCAGACCGCTCTGTTCGATGCTCCTGTCGCCGTGACCGCGGGGACGCCGTATGTCGTGTCGTACACGGCCCCGCAGGGCGGTTACGCCTACGTCGACAACTACTGGCCCTACCAGAACACCGCGAGCAGCCCCCTCGCGGTGGAACCCGGTGTGGGCGGCGCCAGCCCCGGTCTCCACGCGGCGGCCGGTGAATACCCCTGGCGCACCTCCGGCGACTCCAACTACTTCGTCGACGCCGTGTTCGAGCCGACCACGACGTCGCCCGTACGACTGGCCGCGCGCACTCCCGCCGCGGGCAGTGGCTCGGTGCCACCCGACACCGCCGTGACGGCCGTGTTCACGCGCGACGTCGAGGCGTCCTCGGTCGCGCTGTCTCTGACCAGCGTCGACGGCGGCCCGGTCGCCGGGACCATGTCGTACGACGCCGCCACGCGCGTCGTGCGCTTCACTCCGGCGGAGCCGCTCGCCGAACTGACCGACTACACGGTGACGATCGCTGCCACGCCGTCGGACGGAACGGCGTTCGAGCCGGGCGAGCCGTGGACCTTCCGCACCGCGCAGGCCATCGCGTCGGAGGGGCAGTGCCCCTGCTCGCTCTACACCGACCTCGACCGGCCGCTGATCTCCTCCGATGCCGACACGTCCAGCGTCACCGTCGGCACGCGCTTCACGGTCGCCGAGTCGGGCGTCGTCACCGGGATGCGGTTCTTCAAGGGCACGGCGAACCTCGGCACGCACACGGGGATGCTGTGGGATGCCGACGGCTTCGAACTCGGGCGCGTGACGTTCGCCGATGAAACCACCTCGGGGTGGCAGACCGCGGTGTTCGATCGCCCGATCGCCGTGGTCCCGGGGATGGAGTACACGGTTTCGTACATCGCGCCGTCCGGCCGCTACGCGGTGAGCCCGGGCGCATACGCCGATGGCTTCAGCCGTGGACCCCTGACCGTCTCCGCCCAGGGCGGCGCCTTCACCTACCAGGGCGGGTTCCCCGCCCGGACCTCCTCGTCGAGCTACTTCGTGGACGTCATCTTCGAGCGCGCGGCCACCGGCCCGGCGCTGGAGACGACGACGCCGCTCGCCGGCGCGACGGACGTGGCCGCCGGCACCGACATCACCGCGACGTTCGACACGGAGCTGACGACCGTGCCGGCGGTGACGGTCACCGCGGACGGAGCCCCTGTGGCGGGGGTCGCAACGCTCTCCACCGATGGCCGCACGGTGACGTTCGACCCGACGGAGGCATTGCCGGCCGGTGCCGACGTGGCCACCCGGATCTCCGGGATCACCGCGGGCGGGCAGACCGGTGTCGACCGCATGTGGTCCTTCCGGGTCCTGGCCGACGCATCACCGAGCTCGGTGAGCTTCTTCGGCTCCGCCTCGGTGGCCGGCCAGGCCGCCAACGACGGAACATCCGTCGAGTTGGGCATGGCGTTCACGACGTCGGTTCCGGGGCGGATCACGGCGCTGCGCTTCTTCAAGGCCCCAGGCGACACCGCTGCCCACACCGGAACGCTGTGGGGACCGAACGGAAATGCGCTGGCGACCGTGACGTTCGCCCACGAATCCCCCTCGGGATGGCAGCGCGCCGAACTCACGGCCCCGGTGTCGCTCGTGCCCGGCCAGACGTACACGGTCTCCTATCTCTCACCGCAGGGTCGCTACATCCACGCCCCCGATTTCTTCACGTCGCCGGTCTCCAGCGGTCCGCTCACCGCGGTGTCGCCGCGCAACGGCACGTTCCAGTACGGCCCCGGTGGTGTCATGCCCGAGTCCAGCTGGCGGTCGTCCAACTACTCCGTGGACGTGGAGTTCCGCCCCGGCGGCGGAGAAGAGCCCGTGCCGGTCGTCACGAGCAGGACACCCGTCGGTGACGGCGTCGATACGGATGCGGCCGTGAAGGCTGTCCTGTCGGTCGCGGCGCCGTCGCCCACGCTGGCGCTGATGGCCGGCTCGGAGCCGGTGCCCGGCACCTCGACGTACGACAGCGCCTCCCGCACGATCGGCTTCGCGCCCTCATCGGCCCTGGTGCCCGCGACGACCTATACGGCCGTCGTCCGCATCGGCGGTGAGGTGCTCGACCAGTGGACCTTCACCACCGCGGCGCCCGCGCTTCCGGGGGCGACCGACACGCTGTTCGGAAATGAGACTCCTGAGGTCGCGGCGACCACCGACACCGACCCGGTCGAAATCGGCACGGCGTTCACGGTGTCGCGTGCCGGCCACGTGTCGGCCCTTCGGTTCTTCAAGGGTCCCGGTAACACGGGGGAACACGTGGCGTCGCTGTGGGATGCGGCCACGGGGGAGCGGCTGACCTCCCTGACCTTCACCGACGAGAGTGCGGCGGGGTGGCAGCGCGCCGCCCTGGCCGAGCCGGTGCCGGTCACACCCGGGAAGACGTACATCGCGTCGTACTTTGCGCCGAACGGTCACTTCGCCATCACGCCGCAGTACTTCCGGTCGTCCGTGACCAGCGGCTACATCACGGCGCCCGGTGGCAGCAACGGACGCTTCCTCTACGGACCCACAGGCGGGATGCCGACGGGATCGTGGGGTGCGTCGGGCTACTTCGTGGATGCGGAGATCGTCTTCGGGGGCACCGGGACGCCGACGCCGACGCCGACGCCGACTCCGACTCCGACTCCGACTCCGACGCCGGAACCGTCTCCGACTCCTACGCCGTCTCCGACTCCTACGCCGGAACCGACTCCGACGCCGGAACCGTCTCCGACTCCGACTCCGACTCCGACGCCGGAACCGTCTCCGACGCCGACGCCGACGCCGACTCCGACCCCGACGCCGACGCCGACGCCGACTCCGACTCCGACGCCTACGCCGACGCCGACTCCGACTCCGACGCCGACGCCGACGCCGACTCCTACGCCGACGCAGCCCGGCGGTCCGGTCGCCGCGGTGAGCGGGTCGGCACCGGTGGCGGCAGCCCTCGACGTCTCGCCGACCACGACGGTGTCGGCCACCCTGAACCCTGCCCCCGCATCCGCCACGGTTGCGCTGCAGGGGCCGCTGGGTGCCGCGATCGCCGGGGAGACCGCGTACGACGCGGCCACGGGTGAGCTCGTCTTCACGCCGTCGGAGCCGCTGGCGTGGTCCACTGCCTACACCGTCACCGTCTCCTCGTCCGAGGGCGATATCAGCGGTGCGACGTGGACCTTCAGCACCGCGGCGGAGCCGGTGGTGGCGGATGTGCAGACGATCTTCGGTGACGGAACGCCGCAGCATCCCTGGTGGGCCGACTCCGATGCCGTCCAGGTGGCGACCCGCTTCACCGTCGACACGGCGGGGAACGCCACCGGTGTGCGGTTCTACAAGGGCGAGGCGAACACCGGGCAGCACACGGGGTACCTGTGGAACGCCGCCGGCGAGCGCATCGCCGAGGTCGAGTTCGTCGACGAGACGGCGGACGGATGGCAGACCGCCCAGTTCGCTGCACCGGTCCCGCTCCTGGCGGACACGGAGTACCGCGTGGGCCTCTACAGCACGACCGGCCGATACGCCGTCGACCTGGGCACGCTGGCGTTCGAGACGCGCGTCGGACCGTTCACGATCCCGGGCCACGGGAGCGCCTTCACCTACGGCCGGGGGTATCCGGCCGAACTCACGATCCACAACTACTGGGTCGACATCACGTTCGACGGCGCCGGCTGA
- a CDS encoding Gfo/Idh/MocA family protein, producing MTDRKNIAVIGAGYWGPNLARNFRNSNDWNLAAICDLDIDRARRVAESVGGAPIMTSLADVLSDPLIDAIAIATPAGTHHRIVMAALDAGKHVIVEKPLADSRAAGREMVSRAAERGLVLMADHTYCYTPAVLKIRELISEGFLGDILFVDSVRINLGLIQPDVDVFWDLAPHDLSIMDFVLPGGLDVTSVSAHGADPLQTGKACVGYLAMPLAGGAMAHVHVNWLSPTKIRQMVIGGTKRTLVWDDLNPQQRVSVYDRGVDIAEVSKATTTDARSAHISYRLGDTWAPALAEGEALAGVATEFAAAIREGRPARTDGEAGLRVLSVLEAANESLNGFGAPQQTTTRVAA from the coding sequence GTGACCGACCGTAAGAACATCGCCGTCATCGGCGCTGGATATTGGGGACCGAACCTGGCGCGGAACTTCCGCAACAGCAACGACTGGAACCTGGCCGCGATCTGCGACCTCGACATCGATCGCGCTCGCCGGGTGGCGGAAAGCGTCGGCGGCGCGCCGATCATGACGAGCCTCGCCGACGTGCTGAGCGACCCGCTCATCGACGCGATCGCGATCGCGACGCCGGCCGGCACGCATCACCGCATCGTGATGGCCGCGCTGGATGCAGGCAAGCACGTCATCGTCGAGAAGCCGCTGGCCGACAGCCGTGCGGCGGGCAGGGAAATGGTGAGCCGCGCCGCCGAGCGGGGTCTGGTGCTGATGGCCGACCACACCTACTGCTACACGCCGGCGGTGCTGAAGATCCGCGAGCTCATCTCCGAGGGGTTCCTCGGAGACATCCTGTTCGTCGACAGCGTCCGCATCAACCTCGGTCTCATCCAGCCCGACGTCGACGTGTTCTGGGACCTGGCGCCGCACGACCTCTCCATCATGGACTTCGTCCTGCCCGGCGGACTCGATGTCACGAGCGTTTCCGCGCACGGCGCCGACCCGCTTCAGACCGGCAAGGCATGCGTGGGCTACCTCGCCATGCCGCTGGCCGGCGGCGCCATGGCGCACGTGCACGTCAACTGGCTCAGCCCCACGAAGATCCGGCAGATGGTCATCGGCGGCACCAAGCGCACGCTGGTGTGGGACGACCTCAACCCGCAGCAGCGGGTGAGCGTCTACGACCGGGGCGTCGATATCGCCGAGGTGTCCAAGGCCACCACCACCGATGCGCGCTCCGCGCACATCTCGTACCGCCTGGGTGACACCTGGGCTCCGGCCCTGGCCGAGGGCGAAGCGCTCGCCGGCGTCGCGACCGAGTTCGCCGCCGCCATCCGCGAAGGCCGACCGGCGCGCACGGACGGGGAAGCCGGCCTGCGGGTGCTGTCGGTACTCGAGGCGGCGAACGAGAGCCTGAACGGCTTCGGCGCACCGCAGCAGACCACCACGCGCGTTGCCGCGTAG
- a CDS encoding NAD-dependent epimerase/dehydratase family protein, producing MVNIHNADVLVTGGAGTIGSTLVDQLVAAGAGRVQVLDNLVRGRRANLDEALATGRVELIDGDIRDAGLVDELVAGKDIVFHQAAIRITQCAEEPRLALEVLVDGTFNVVESAARHRVGKLVAASSASVYGMAEEFPTGERHHHHNNDTLYGAAKSFNEGLIRSFRAMQGLDYVVLRYFNVYGPRMDVHGLYTEVLVRWMERIADGQPPLIFGDGQQTMDFVCVPDIARANLLAAESDIVEGVYNIASGTETSLLGLAEALLRAMDSDLDVEHGPERAVNGVVRRLADTEAARRDLGFESRIELEEGLRMLVDWWRPLRDEIGLGRTVVAA from the coding sequence ATGGTGAACATCCACAATGCCGACGTGCTGGTCACGGGCGGCGCAGGGACGATCGGGTCGACGCTCGTCGACCAGCTGGTCGCGGCCGGGGCGGGACGCGTCCAGGTGCTCGACAACCTCGTGCGCGGTCGCCGTGCCAACCTCGACGAGGCGCTGGCAACCGGCCGCGTCGAACTCATCGACGGCGACATCCGTGACGCGGGCCTCGTCGACGAGCTCGTCGCGGGCAAGGACATCGTGTTCCATCAGGCCGCCATCCGCATCACGCAGTGCGCGGAGGAGCCGCGCCTCGCGCTCGAGGTGCTCGTGGACGGTACGTTCAACGTTGTCGAATCCGCCGCTCGTCATCGCGTCGGCAAGCTGGTGGCCGCATCCAGCGCGTCCGTCTACGGCATGGCGGAGGAGTTCCCGACGGGTGAGCGCCACCACCACCACAACAACGACACGCTCTACGGTGCAGCCAAGTCGTTCAACGAGGGACTGATCCGCAGCTTCCGCGCCATGCAGGGGCTCGACTACGTCGTCCTGCGCTACTTCAACGTGTACGGACCCCGCATGGATGTGCACGGCCTGTACACCGAGGTGCTCGTGCGGTGGATGGAGCGGATCGCCGACGGCCAGCCGCCGCTCATCTTCGGCGACGGCCAGCAGACGATGGACTTCGTCTGCGTGCCCGACATCGCGCGGGCGAACCTCCTCGCTGCCGAGAGCGACATCGTCGAGGGCGTCTACAACATCGCCAGCGGTACCGAGACGAGCCTGCTCGGCCTCGCCGAGGCGCTCCTGCGGGCGATGGACTCCGACCTCGATGTCGAGCATGGTCCGGAGCGCGCCGTGAACGGCGTGGTCCGCCGCCTCGCCGACACCGAGGCCGCCCGCCGCGATCTGGGCTTCGAGTCGCGGATCGAGCTGGAAGAGGGCCTTCGGATGCTGGTCGACTGGTGGCGTCCGCTGCGCGACGAGATCGGCCTCGGCCGGACGGTGGTGGCGGCATGA
- a CDS encoding DegT/DnrJ/EryC1/StrS family aminotransferase, translated as MSVLQQSRINVMTPWLGADEVAAVTAVIESGWVAQGPKVAEFESAFAQAMQTTEAVAVSNCTTALHLALVVAGIGPGDDVVVPSFSFIATSNAPTYVGARPVFADVDAQTGNVTAETVSAALTPETRAVIVVDQGGIPVDLDAVRAVCEPLGIVVIEDAACGAGSTYKGRPVGAGAELAAWSFHPRKILTTGEGGMLTTSNPKWAARARALREHAMSISAADRHASLVSPPEEYAEIGYNFRMTDLQAAVGIVQLSKLPEVVGRRRVNAARYRREIEDIRGLRLVDDPEWGTSNFQSLWVEVDASYPLDREQLLVALADAGISARRGIMAAHRHAPYRHLASEGTLPVTERLTDRTLILPLFHTLTTADQDRVIAVLRNPGG; from the coding sequence ATGAGCGTCCTTCAGCAGTCGCGCATCAACGTGATGACCCCGTGGCTGGGCGCCGACGAAGTCGCCGCGGTGACCGCGGTGATCGAGTCCGGATGGGTCGCACAGGGCCCCAAGGTCGCCGAGTTCGAGTCGGCCTTCGCGCAGGCCATGCAGACAACGGAGGCCGTGGCGGTGTCGAACTGCACCACGGCCCTGCACCTCGCCCTCGTCGTGGCCGGCATCGGACCGGGAGACGACGTGGTCGTCCCCTCCTTCTCCTTCATCGCCACATCGAACGCACCCACCTATGTGGGTGCGCGTCCCGTGTTCGCCGACGTCGATGCGCAGACGGGCAACGTCACGGCCGAAACGGTGAGCGCGGCGCTGACGCCCGAGACGCGGGCCGTCATCGTGGTCGACCAGGGCGGAATCCCCGTCGACCTCGACGCGGTGCGCGCAGTGTGCGAGCCCCTCGGCATCGTGGTGATCGAGGATGCGGCGTGCGGAGCCGGCTCCACCTACAAGGGGCGCCCGGTGGGAGCCGGCGCGGAACTGGCCGCGTGGTCCTTCCACCCGCGCAAGATCCTCACCACCGGCGAGGGCGGCATGCTCACCACGAGCAATCCGAAGTGGGCGGCACGGGCCCGTGCGCTCCGCGAGCACGCGATGAGCATCTCCGCCGCCGATCGGCACGCCAGCCTGGTGTCGCCGCCGGAAGAGTACGCCGAGATCGGGTACAACTTCCGCATGACCGACCTGCAGGCCGCCGTCGGCATCGTGCAGCTGTCGAAGCTGCCCGAGGTCGTCGGACGCCGCCGGGTCAACGCCGCGCGCTACCGGCGCGAGATCGAAGACATCCGTGGCCTGCGTCTCGTGGACGACCCGGAATGGGGAACCAGCAACTTCCAGTCCCTGTGGGTCGAGGTGGACGCGTCCTATCCGCTCGACCGCGAGCAGCTTCTCGTCGCGCTCGCCGACGCCGGCATCTCGGCGCGGCGAGGCATCATGGCCGCGCACCGGCATGCGCCGTACCGGCACCTTGCGTCGGAGGGGACGCTCCCCGTCACCGAGCGGCTCACCGACCGGACGCTCATCCTTCCGCTGTTCCACACGCTCACCACCGCCGATCAGGACCGCGTGATCGCGGTGCTGCGCAATCCCGGAGGGTGA
- a CDS encoding NeuD/PglB/VioB family sugar acetyltransferase, whose translation MAGEGVLLVGASGLAREVLAAGMTGVAGILDDDVSLHGTEIAGVPVVGPVADAAAGNEQLLVCIGPSGTRREVVRRLGRLGVAAERYATYVARSARMGTTSDVGSGSILLDGVVVTADARLGRHVVVMPNCVITHDAVLEDFTTLTSGVALAGGVRIGEAAYIGMNAAVRQGLSIGAAATVGMGAAVLSDVPAGEIWAGVPARRLGVTK comes from the coding sequence GTGGCGGGAGAGGGAGTGCTGCTCGTGGGGGCGAGCGGCCTCGCACGCGAGGTACTGGCGGCGGGGATGACCGGCGTGGCCGGCATCCTGGATGACGATGTGTCGCTGCACGGCACCGAGATCGCCGGCGTGCCCGTGGTCGGCCCGGTCGCGGACGCCGCGGCCGGGAACGAGCAGCTCCTCGTGTGCATCGGACCCAGCGGCACCCGCCGTGAGGTGGTGCGCCGGCTCGGCCGGTTGGGTGTCGCGGCCGAGCGCTACGCGACGTATGTCGCGCGGTCGGCGCGGATGGGGACCACGAGCGACGTCGGGTCGGGCAGCATCCTGCTCGACGGTGTCGTGGTGACGGCAGACGCGCGGCTGGGCCGCCATGTGGTGGTCATGCCGAATTGCGTCATCACCCACGATGCCGTCTTGGAAGACTTCACCACACTGACCTCCGGGGTCGCGTTGGCGGGCGGTGTGCGGATCGGGGAAGCCGCGTACATCGGAATGAATGCGGCGGTGCGGCAGGGGTTGTCGATCGGTGCCGCCGCGACGGTGGGGATGGGAGCAGCAGTGCTCTCCGATGTCCCCGCCGGTGAAATCTGGGCCGGTGTCCCGGCCCGACGACTGGGGGTAACGAAATGA
- a CDS encoding DegT/DnrJ/EryC1/StrS family aminotransferase — protein MTENVPFLDLSAQQAEIIDEVLPKWREQFRSAAFMGGPEIAGFEQEYAAYLGVNCVVGVSNGTDALELAYRAVGVGPGDEVIMPANTFIATAEAASRIGAVPVFVDVEDEYLLIDPDAVAAAVTERTRAIVPVHLFGQTAPVELLAPIAERYGIPIIEDAAQSQGAASAAGRAGSLGRVAATSFYPGKNLGAAGDGGAVMTDDPELARTVRDMAAHGSATKYVHHRVGFNARLDAVQATVLRAKLRRLDAWNSSRQEAAAWYGQILSGIEGVRLPSVRPGNSDVWHLYVIRVEERDRVLAELTADGIGAGIHYPTPVHLTEAYAHLGYQRGQFPVAEAAADRILSLPMFPHLLEEQQERVAAALSTAMSRALVPVA, from the coding sequence ATGACCGAGAACGTGCCATTCCTGGATCTGTCCGCGCAGCAGGCGGAGATCATCGACGAGGTGCTGCCGAAGTGGCGCGAGCAGTTCCGCTCCGCCGCATTCATGGGCGGCCCCGAGATCGCCGGCTTCGAGCAGGAGTACGCCGCCTACCTCGGCGTGAACTGCGTGGTCGGGGTCTCCAACGGCACCGACGCCCTCGAACTGGCGTACCGCGCCGTCGGCGTCGGCCCCGGTGACGAGGTCATCATGCCGGCCAACACGTTCATCGCCACCGCTGAGGCCGCCTCACGTATCGGCGCCGTCCCGGTGTTCGTCGACGTCGAGGACGAGTACCTCCTCATCGACCCCGATGCCGTCGCGGCGGCCGTCACCGAGCGCACACGCGCCATCGTGCCGGTGCACCTGTTCGGTCAGACCGCCCCGGTCGAGCTGCTCGCTCCGATCGCCGAGCGCTACGGCATCCCGATCATCGAAGACGCCGCGCAGTCGCAGGGTGCCGCTTCGGCCGCGGGCCGTGCCGGTTCGCTCGGCCGGGTCGCGGCAACGAGTTTCTATCCGGGCAAGAACCTGGGCGCGGCCGGCGACGGCGGTGCCGTCATGACGGACGACCCCGAACTCGCGCGGACCGTCCGGGACATGGCGGCCCACGGCAGCGCCACGAAGTACGTGCACCACCGGGTGGGGTTCAACGCCCGTCTCGACGCGGTGCAGGCCACCGTGCTGCGGGCGAAGCTCCGCCGCCTGGATGCGTGGAACTCCTCGCGCCAGGAGGCAGCGGCCTGGTACGGGCAGATCCTCAGCGGGATCGAGGGCGTCCGGCTCCCGTCGGTGCGACCGGGGAACTCCGACGTGTGGCACCTCTACGTCATCCGGGTGGAGGAGCGCGACCGCGTGCTCGCAGAGCTGACCGCCGACGGCATCGGCGCCGGCATCCACTATCCGACGCCCGTGCACCTCACCGAGGCGTACGCCCACCTGGGGTACCAGCGCGGACAGTTCCCCGTGGCCGAGGCCGCGGCGGACCGCATCCTCTCGCTGCCGATGTTCCCGCACCTGCTCGAGGAGCAGCAGGAGCGGGTCGCCGCGGCGTTGTCCACAGCGATGAGTCGCGCCCTCGTTCCGGTGGCCTGA